From Bactrocera oleae isolate idBacOlea1 chromosome 4, idBacOlea1, whole genome shotgun sequence:
AATGTTTTagatgttttatttaattttcaactttacAATAACTCTCATTTGACACAATAAAACGAagtattttatgcaaaaaaaaattttatttaaaaaatgttaatttatttaaaaaaatattataattaaaaaatgttcactttttttgaaaaaatataataatatttttttatttatttacaaaaatttatttgcaaaaatattataattaaaaaaatttaaatttatttgaaaaaatattataattaaaaaaatttaaattcatttgcaaaactattataattaaaagatgttcagttttgtttaaaaaatatattaaaaaaatttcaatttatttgcaaaaatattataattaaaaaaatttatatatatttgaaaaattatcaaaattaaaaaaatttatatatatttgaaaaattatcaaaattaaaaaaatttatatatatttgaaaaattatcaaaattaaaaaaattttataattaaaagatGTTCAGTTTATTTgaaagaatataatttaaaaaattcaatttatttgcaaaaatattataattaaaaaaatgtctatttatttgaaaaaatattgtagtttgaaaatagttttttaatttatattaaactatttttattatatttcatcgAATTGCATAAAACACTTCGTTTTACTTGTGCTGACGTGCGgttgattaaatttaaattgagaaataataataattaaactcGACGAGATCACTGAGCGATTGATCAGCACCAATACCTGATGTTGTTATACCCaagcaaaagtaaaaattagaCTTTAATGTGTAACCTGTGCAAGttgcaaacatatttaaattcagAATTTAATTAACGCTAACCGGTAAAATAAGCTGTGCGCTTAAATTTCCCcataaaactataaaatgtAAAACCGATCAAAATTGAACAGGGCGGGCAGCACTacctaaacaaattttattttaaaagatttaGCACAATTTcttagtatatttatattaatgtatGTTCAATAGTGTAGCCATGAATAAATGACACACTGATTTTAAccgttaatttgaaaatttgaaaaacttatattttgTGGCTTAACGCATACATACGACCGACCCATGCGaacagttaaaaaaaacaatttttttttccattaaaaGATAAAGCAATAGCATGAAAAGtacgtaaattttttaaaaattggcaAACAAAAAGCAGTAATTGTCAgctatttttgattaaaaagtccaaaaaattttaacaaattaaaaaaaaaaaaacctttacttttatatacctacatataaaataaaaattcgaattGAATTGACTTTGACTCCGTTGGGCGTCGGAATTTCCATGCAACGGCTTATGCGCATGCGCAAAAAGCGTTGAAAAGGTAAGATTTAAAACTGATGAAATTCTACCGGACTTGGTGTGAGACGTATAACAACGTTTGCGTAGCGATTGCTGGTAAGTTAACTctacacaattttttgtttaactttaaatttagaaaagttATAGAATCAATAATTTACTAGCACAATCGAAATGTAAACGAAATATTTAAGCgtgtaaaagtaaaacaaaatgaaatgtgAAATTTGCTCAAAATAACTACGTAAATCATAtataaaaacgtaaataaaGCGTAAGcgtgtaaaatgtacacaaataaTAAGAAACACACGTCAACACGACTCTATGCCACGCCCTACAGCCAAACCTAAGGGGCTTGCTTATTGAagtaacagttttcttatataaactatttatttcaACTGCGTAAAAGCGAACATGTCATCCAACTCAACAAACACCTTCATCCACACAATTTAACTtcctcataaaaaaaaaaaaaacaaaaaaaaaaagaaactcaTTCCTATACTATTAACCCACCCCCATACTTGTAACCCAGTAATTTATGCGTTTCCCAACAATCCTTACTGCTAATTTTTTCCTTTACATTCCTTTCCTTACACTACCCGGCCACTCCTCTCATCCCTTTCTTTTATACTCATTTTagttttcttgaattttttttttttacgaaaatatatATCTTGACTTTGCGCTCCTACTTCCACATCATAGGTTATCAATTTGGATGGCAATGATTCACGTAGCCCTTCGCCAACACATGATCGTGATCGCTACAAGTCTTCACGTCGCCGCAGCAGCCGTAGCCGTAGTCGTTCTCGTTCACGCGACCGTGGTCGTCGTCGGCGTTCACGTTCCCGTTCGCGCAGCCGTTCACCACGCGGTTCATATCGACGTCGCACATCGCGTGATCGGGATCGTGATCGCAGCATAAGGGATAAGGAGAAGGATCGTGAACATGAGCGTGAGCGTCGCCGGAAAGGTCTGCCGGATATCAGGAAGGAGCATTTAAGCGGtaaatttaacataatttttacatttttaaaaatctgtCGTAAGTTTTGAATCACATTTATTTGTTCTTCTTTTCTTTCAGTAGCAAACTTTTGATTTTCAGGTTTTGCATTATTGTTGCGGCTATTTGCAGTCACATAATGCAGTCGGGCCATAAAAGCACTTGGTAACTGTTCATTACACGAAATTAAATCGTCTCGATAAGTCCGATCTTGTtatccaaatagtttttatttggaATATGTACGCATATTCAACGATCAAGTCCAAGCTTACTTAAAATCGCTCATACTCGTCGGTcgtataatttgattttaagaCTCGTATTTAAAACGTTGCATTCGTTTTTTTGAACATTCCAAAAATTTGTTGTCGCTTTAAttttactcttttttttttgcgaataaAAATTTCCTGTAACATGAAAATCCGGATTCCACTGACGTCATTTACTTAAAACTTCTCGCGTTATTTTCTTTATAGACTAAATTGCGTTCAACTTCGACAGTTTTTTGAAATAACTGTGCAAAATTTTCGGATCTCTAAGATCTTCAATTGGCTACGCAGAGACATTCTAAATAACCTAGAATTTACAACATGATCATGTTTTTCTCTGTGGCTTCGCATTGTACTCGTCATCGAAACTGCTTTGTAACAGTTACTAATGATCTCGTTTTTTCTTTTCAGCTCTTTTTTTGGCATCTCTGTTGTTGGCTGGCGTGTGTTTAATGTGTTTaaaaaacccaaatataaacGACAAGTGTTATATTGACTTCCTAACTTGAAGAGTTTTGTGTATGTTTTGAGCAAATTTCACAAATCGACGTTTTCGAAATCTAAAATTAtcgaaatattaatagaaaagtAAAATGATAAAAGCTTTTCGATATAGCTTTtctaaaaaaagtgaaaaattctgtttataaaaacataaaattaatatttattatagtgTAATAAGTTAACAGTGATGACACGATTACTATATTTATCGATAACTTGCAATATTAATGGCATATCAGTGATGGACTTATGCGCTTTTATATTTAGTTGCTGTTCATTTTTATCATTTAAGATAAGCTGCAGCAAATATAATAGTTCAAATGCtagattagaaaattaatgtaaaagaagaaaaagttcggctgcaccgaagctataatacgcttcaaaaataaaaaacttttacatacgagaacttgattttaaatgTTCAGTTTATAGagcagctataggctatagtggtccgatctaaaacattttttcgcagattgtaccgttgatttcgaaaatatttcatgccaaatttcgcaaagatatcttgtcaaataaaaaagttttccatataaagacATGATTttaaacgttcagtttgtatagcagctataggctgtagtggtccgatctgaaacattttttcgaagattgtatcattgtatttcgaaattattgcatgccaaatttcgtaaaaatatcttgtcaaataaaaaagctttccagaTAAAGCCATGATTTTGATATGGTCCATTAATGTATATTCCGACAAaagcagtttcttggggagaaacagatgtttgcaaaatttcaaatcgatatctcacaaAATGAGGAACTAAACTTAGATAACTaaaggttttaaattttttttttttaatatttccttaagcaaaaataaaatgtatatataaagcgcacaaaaatacaaacgcaCGTCAGCagcaatacatttttaaaataatttttatgtatttaattacatCTTAatgataaattataaaaatgataTTTACTTCACTTACGAACTTATCTTATATGGTTTATttgcctttttttaatttttatagtttgtAGTACCACACTCTGGGTGGGACATCTCTCAAAACTTGTTTATCAAGAGGAATTATCCGACACTTTCGGCGCCTATGGCGATATCGTGAGCATTGATTTGATTGTGCCGCGCGGTTGCGCATTTATAGTGATGCATAGGCGTCAGGATGCGCACAAGGCTATGCAAAATCTGAAGAATCACAAGCTACAAGGACGTGCTATCACTATCTCATGGGCCGCGGGTAAGGGTGTCAAAAGCAAAGAATGGAAAGACTTTTGGGATCTAGAATTAGGTGTCACCTACATACCGTGGACTAAATTGGATAGCGATACGGATTTTGATGCATTAGAAGAGGGTGGCATGTTCGATGAAGATTCCATGCCCGGCTGGGTGAAGGATAAAATTAATCACATGAAGAGTCTGAAAGAAAAAGTTTCAGAGAATACCGCCAATTTGCCGCCTAGCGCACCTCCAAGTCAGGCAGCTGGAAATACTGGCTTATTATTTGGCATCGATACAACACAACCACCACCGGGGCCACCACCTACTAGTGGTCCACCCCCAAAAATGCCTATGGTAGCAGTTCAATTCCCAATGGCTCCTCCAATGGGTGGGCCACCACGCATGCTAGGTCCCATGGGACCAATGCCGTTATCTGGTATTCCAATGCCACCGAATATGGTGCCCGGTATGCCGCCGCCACATCCGATGATGATGCAAACTGGTATAATGCCGCCAGCTTTTCCACCTATGCCCGGACAAGTGGCTGGTGGTAGCGGTCCACCGCCGGGCATGGGGCCACCAATGGGAATGCCACCACCTGGCCAGTATCCACCTCCAGCGGCTATGTCGTCCGGTGTACCCCCGCCAGCCGTTGGCAACGCATCATCCAGCGACGATCAAATGGATATTGAAATGGATGAAGAAGATGGACCCAGTTCTGCCAGTATACCAGCACCAGTTAATGCGCCGGCAATGAATTTCAATCAGCCACCTCCAATGTTTGGCGGACCAAGTGGTGGTCCTAGTGCCGAAACCGGTGTAGGTGATATCTTCAGTCGTGATCGAGGTCGTGAGCGTGGCGGAGCTGGTGGTAACAGTCGTTGGGGTGGACGAAGTGGCGCCAATGACGAAGTAGAATTAATAGAAGCTGCAAAAAGGTGGCGAGAAAACGGTGGGCAGGCGAACTTTAATGAAGCAGCCGGTATGGGCGGACCACCCAATTTTAACGATGGTGGCATGGGAGGACCACCGAATTTCAACGAGGGTGGTATGACTGGTGGACCGCCTAATTTCAACGAAGGTGGCATGATTGGTGGACCGCCTAATTTCAATGAGGGTGGTAGAGGCGGCCGCGGTGTTGGACCAATGAATATGCCCCCGCACGATATCAACAATCCACAACATCGTCCTGATTTTATGAATGGTAATTTCAACGCAAAgcttgaaacaaaataaatcgataattggatgtaaaaatttatattttcagacTTTGATGGACGTGGTGGACCACGCGGCGGTGCGGGTGGCCCACGTGGTGGCGGCAATCATAATGGCGATTTCTACCCCAATATGCAAAATCGCTTCAATCAACCGACAAGTCTCATGCAAATGCGTATACCACCACCGAACGCGTTCAATCAGCGAATGGGTGGACCCGGTGGTGGACCAATGTTTATGCGTGGCGGACACGGAGGACCAGGAGGCGGTCCTGGACAGGGACAAGGCCCGGGGAGACAaggtttgtaaatatataaaaattaataccattAAAGCAGATGAAACCTTTATTAATGAgctgaaatatttttaggttTCTTTAATCCACGCAATCCATTTGATCGTGACATGCCTGGTCGTGGTGGTAGGGGCGGTCGTGGAGGCCGTGGTGGTGGTCGCGGCGGTATTGGTGGTCATGGTGCGCCAGGTAATTGGAGCGATGAAGAGGGCGATGATGGCAGTGCGTTCAAGCGACGTGGTGCTGCTGGAGCTAGTGGGCCCGCTGGCGGTAGTGGCAATCGTTTTCGTGATCGTGATGCACCCGAAGATTGGCATGGACGCGGCGGACCTGGTGGCAACCGTAGAGGCGCTGCTGTCGGCAGTCGAGATCGTTCCGAACGCGGTGATCACCGTGACAATGAACGAGGTGACCGTGAACGTAGTGGCAGCAATCGGCGTAGCTCACGCGATGCAGCACGCGAAGGCTCAACAAAATCAAGCGCTAAACCTGAAGATACTGAAGACGATTGGGATCTGGAGTTGGAGGAATACAAACCAGATGGTACATCGACAGCAACGGTTAAAGGAACGCCAACGTTAGAAAACTCCACAACAGCGAAAGATGCTGAAAGCAGTAGAACAGCGAAAGACAAAGAGGAAAATGTAGAGATCGCTGCCAAGAAACATAGCGAAGATGTGCAGAAGAGCGAAGCCACTACAAAAGCGGCGGATGAGCCAGTAGTGCCGGAgacaaaagtagaaaaaatatcaGTACAGCCCGTGCAACTAACGGAGCAAAAGGAGTCAATTGAGAAACCCGAATCACAACCTGCAAAGGAAACACCTCAAACGGCCAAACCAGAACCGCCTGCGCCAGCCGTTGAAAACGTAACGGAACCTACTACAGTTGCAGCGCAAGACACAACAGCTGCCGCTGACATACCGCCAACAGCCGCCACGGCAGAGGAAAAGCCAAGTGAATGAACAGAACTTTGAAGAAGATATGATTTGCGTGAATAGAGCGCCAACTCAactcacatacatattaaatattagcaaagcaatttataatttttatttttattaaacataaatctATAGAAAGTTACCTAAGAatagacaaaaacaacaatttgcttaatttgtaaaatatcgAGTGTAACatgaataatattattatacttttcGCTACTGTGAAGCTTGTTCTTCAATCGAGTCAAGATAAAAGAGATTTACATTATACAATTTAATGTTTGACACGAACACACGCTAGGGAATTAATTGTGTTGCCAGAAATATGCATATTAACGCAAATTGCATACACACTCATAATTCTAGTGTGCAAAATGAATATAATGCGATAGAGGCAAACAAGCAACAGCTAAtatgtgttaaaaatattttactgttttattttaCTGATAGTATTCTGTAAGAAGCGAGCAGAAAATTTATCACAAAGCCAACTAAGAAGACAAACTTGAAATTCCATATGTACTATAGCCAAGTTAATACAATTttgtgacaatttttttttttaatggaaattttcacATGCCGGCAATGCTGTGTAttttgttacatacatacaacattttTAGTGCTTCGACACTTGGCTTACAAAAAAACTACCAACAAATCTGCAAAATACATTTAGTTCACAAACTTTTTTGCGTCGAAAagaacatacaatttatatcaAGGGATTCATTTGCCGAGCGTATCATGTTCGTAATGATTGTCCCAGAGCTGAGCCAACAATCAAACAAATCACTAACGATTGCCAGTGatttgttattgaaattcataaattttagttttgaacGTCGTTTAAAAgtcacatacataaatgcattcAAGAATATGAATCAAATCTAAGATTTAGTATATAACCTATTTAGATTACTGCAAATtatcgtatatgtatatgtaatacgAATAtcatttgaagaaataaatatgcaaattgaaATGCTCGTTTTCATATCAGTCGGTGATgagagacaacaacaaaaacgttaactacggcTGCAAGCTAGAAGCTAGAATACACttcacaaagaaaaaagttttccatacaaaaacttggttgttatcggttagtttgtatggtataGCTGCCTATAGCGGACCGATTGATACAAGTTCtgcgaagattgtagcgttgccttaaacaataatctatgccaaatttcgtaaagataacttgtcaaataaaaaagttatacatacaaggacttcatttgtagcgttcagttagtatgacagctatatgctgtagtgggcCGATTCCAGCAattgagcagctttttgggatgaaaagaacgtgtgcaaaatttcagatcgatatctccaaaactgaaaACTTTGTTTGGGGTATAATAATATAGCAAGAAATTACTAACtcgtttttttatataataattgtttgaaacgaaaagcaataataaatttaaaaacttgttttaagcggatatttttttgtttacaaatattacAGAGTTGTAGCACACAACAGTATTTGTGAAACGAGAATTATTGTAAATCAACACAATGTATAATACGTGCATTTACATGTGTAGATTTTGCGGCAAGTAAAATTATGACAAAAAttagctttttttaattttttaaaaaatatgtatatttataatcatttataataataactatatttatttatcgacATTTTCGGCAATTAGCCTTCCAGTTTGTGgtacatctttgacatcgaaagtacttgaacggaatcgacgaaaccaaaattgtgcCTGATTAGCTGTTACAGTCTGgaccataaacgctattcacattttcagcctcTTGGTTAGCGTTTTTgcccttatcgaagaaaaactgtaaaatatagcgtaTTTGCCAtttgctagtgtccatctttgacaagGATGCTTTGGacgcgcgctcaaacaaaactgaatcaaccaatGACAAAACCAgtgaatgttaataaataaataatattttaaataaatatttataagattCTCTGACAAAATGTTATCTTGCTAACGCCATCTAGCGAAACCCGAtcggacttatacaacgcgagcTACAGACAAATAAcgtcatctattggaaaaataatggatttttatttttactacacctaatatattataattatatattgtcaagttaataatttaacaaaaatcttCATTAATTATATCTGTATTAACCGCTAAGCCACGCTCCTTCAGCGCTTTCGATATAAGTCGATGTTTCTCTTGCCTTTGTTCTTGTTCTCTACGTTGTGCATCCAGGATTTCATCGACTGATATCTCTTTCAATGGCAATTTGGCTTCTTTTTCGCGATCCTACATATTGCATACAATTAGCTTTCcataacatttttattcattttaaactTACAATTTCTCCCAGCAACACAACGTTTTCTCCGCGTATGATGAAAACTCCGCGCGGTATATCGCCGTACTCATTGCCTACATGTATACGTTCGATGGTACGGTGCAGCACTAAATTCGCAAATTGATCCACAGAACGCAAGTAACCAATGAGTGTGCGTCCATCACGCAACAATACCATCAGCTTTTCTATACAATGGTAATAAGTCTAGTCattgatattttaaatacatatataaactttatttgGTTAGCACCAGCTAAACTTACTGTCCACTTCTTCGAGTAGATGCGCTGTACCGGCTAGGGGATTTAAGTCATCCATTTTCCTCTATCGCGTGTATTGTTTATAATATTccttatctaaatattttcaattatttcaacacATATCTTAATGGCATAAacacatttaatattatatataaggtaaaaaaataaaatgtttagagCATAGCAGTATGCAGGTGACAGGTAGTATACTTTATTAATGTCactttgtttgttattattatttgagggCAGTGTTGAAAATCAACCAAATAACACTTGACTacatttcctttttttattgcatGGGTCAGTAAAGTTGAAACATTATTTAACGTACgtaacaatatttaataatgttttataCACAAGCATATATATTTCCATTAGTCCTGTATATATAAAACACCCCATTAACTTAAAAAGGTTGCTATCTGAAGTGTATTAACAAATTTGCGGTTGTTGCAGCACTATATAcgaatgaaataatttaaagaccaaaataaaattttgttggaatATGCTCGAGCTGGCAAGTTTCGTTTGAAGCAAAGAATGGGGTGAAATGACATACGATTGGCAAAAGAAAGCAATTGTTGAAACGAGTAAGTTCTCTGCGCGTATTTTGGTGATTTTATCATCAGTTTAGAATCGAATCAGTTCAATGAGAATCGaataaaaaatcacataaaaatcaaaaaacgtTCCAATGTAcggtttgtaaaataaataaaatagttattgCCTAGAAAACGTGACGGAAAAACTGTGAATTGAAACGAAAAGAAGTTGCTATCAAAACGCGGTCGTGAattcaaatacaatattttgtgtaagaaagtaatataaaatatatctaaatgaaaaaagtttttagaTGATGGAATATTTACTATTCTGCTTAAATACTCCTTGCATATA
This genomic window contains:
- the Isha gene encoding SR-related and CTD-associated factor 4 isoform X1, whose amino-acid sequence is MENVVAFNNELSSLYDQKPPISKAKMAAITKSAMRAIKFYKHVVQSVEKFILKCKPEYKVPGLYVIDSIVRQSRHQFGPEKDVFAPRFARNIKETFANLFRCAPDDKSRIIRVLNLWQKNNVFAPEVIQPIFDLADPNHPIYQLPPSGGTGGPNMPGSNLNDIATGGANGLNLSSTSMDISMNTTGPNDDKHGGMPDLSTLSHEKAQNMLDNSTLRQLEHMQQYLKRHSASATTACSTKATREMRESRDLREIRESRELRETREMRETREMREPREMREMRDVRDLRDSRADRDAHEYARLIDSGAGGGGSGRNASNVGNVGAGSSGIASSGNKSQHTESYIKYAKNSHDVILDENDGLDNNSPQHSSKLIDNNNLQQLLNDPNVLLQLQTLQNFQKMKQQEEQQYKINEMRMQEKEFEKHLQNVLKTQTGGHGVSAESNEFNKEVEFVSVEQKIEVINLDGNDSRSPSPTHDRDRYKSSRRRSSRSRSRSRSRDRGRRRRSRSRSRSRSPRGSYRRRTSRDRDRDRSIRDKEKDREHERERRRKGLPDIRKEHLSVCSTTLWVGHLSKLVYQEELSDTFGAYGDIVSIDLIVPRGCAFIVMHRRQDAHKAMQNLKNHKLQGRAITISWAAGKGVKSKEWKDFWDLELGVTYIPWTKLDSDTDFDALEEGGMFDEDSMPGWVKDKINHMKSLKEKVSENTANLPPSAPPSQAAGNTGLLFGIDTTQPPPGPPPTSGPPPKMPMVAVQFPMAPPMGGPPRMLGPMGPMPLSGIPMPPNMVPGMPPPHPMMMQTGIMPPAFPPMPGQVAGGSGPPPGMGPPMGMPPPGQYPPPAAMSSGVPPPAVGNASSSDDQMDIEMDEEDGPSSASIPAPVNAPAMNFNQPPPMFGGPSGGPSAETGVGDIFSRDRGRERGGAGGNSRWGGRSGANDEVELIEAAKRWRENGGQANFNEAAGMGGPPNFNDGGMGGPPNFNEGGMTGGPPNFNEGGMIGGPPNFNEGGRGGRGVGPMNMPPHDINNPQHRPDFMNDFDGRGGPRGGAGGPRGGGNHNGDFYPNMQNRFNQPTSLMQMRIPPPNAFNQRMGGPGGGPMFMRGGHGGPGGGPGQGQGPGRQGFFNPRNPFDRDMPGRGGRGGRGGRGGGRGGIGGHGAPGNWSDEEGDDGSAFKRRGAAGASGPAGGSGNRFRDRDAPEDWHGRGGPGGNRRGAAVGSRDRSERGDHRDNERGDRERSGSNRRSSRDAAREGSTKSSAKPEDTEDDWDLELEEYKPDGTSTATVKGTPTLENSTTAKDAESSRTAKDKEENVEIAAKKHSEDVQKSEATTKAADEPVVPETKVEKISVQPVQLTEQKESIEKPESQPAKETPQTAKPEPPAPAVENVTEPTTVAAQDTTAAADIPPTAATAEEKPSE
- the LSm1 gene encoding U6 snRNA-associated Sm-like protein LSm1, with translation MDDLNPLAGTAHLLEEVDKKLMVLLRDGRTLIGYLRSVDQFANLVLHRTIERIHVGNEYGDIPRGVFIIRGENVVLLGEIDREKEAKLPLKEISVDEILDAQRREQEQRQEKHRLISKALKERGLAVNTDIINEDFC
- the Isha gene encoding SR-related and CTD-associated factor 4 isoform X2, with the protein product MENVVAFNNELSSLYDQKPPISKAKMAAITKSAMRAIKFYKHVVQSVEKFILKCKPEYKVPGLYVIDSIVRQSRHQFGPEKDVFAPRFARNIKETFANLFRCAPDDKSRIIRVLNLWQKNNVFAPEVIQPIFDLADPNHPIYQLPPSGGTGGPNMPGSNLNDIATGGANGLNLSSTSMDISMNTTGPNDDKHGGMPDLSNNNLQQLLNDPNVLLQLQTLQNFQKMKQQEEQQYKINEMRMQEKEFEKHLQNVLKTQTGGHGVSAESNEFNKEVEFVSVEQKIEVINLDGNDSRSPSPTHDRDRYKSSRRRSSRSRSRSRSRDRGRRRRSRSRSRSRSPRGSYRRRTSRDRDRDRSIRDKEKDREHERERRRKGLPDIRKEHLSVCSTTLWVGHLSKLVYQEELSDTFGAYGDIVSIDLIVPRGCAFIVMHRRQDAHKAMQNLKNHKLQGRAITISWAAGKGVKSKEWKDFWDLELGVTYIPWTKLDSDTDFDALEEGGMFDEDSMPGWVKDKINHMKSLKEKVSENTANLPPSAPPSQAAGNTGLLFGIDTTQPPPGPPPTSGPPPKMPMVAVQFPMAPPMGGPPRMLGPMGPMPLSGIPMPPNMVPGMPPPHPMMMQTGIMPPAFPPMPGQVAGGSGPPPGMGPPMGMPPPGQYPPPAAMSSGVPPPAVGNASSSDDQMDIEMDEEDGPSSASIPAPVNAPAMNFNQPPPMFGGPSGGPSAETGVGDIFSRDRGRERGGAGGNSRWGGRSGANDEVELIEAAKRWRENGGQANFNEAAGMGGPPNFNDGGMGGPPNFNEGGMTGGPPNFNEGGMIGGPPNFNEGGRGGRGVGPMNMPPHDINNPQHRPDFMNDFDGRGGPRGGAGGPRGGGNHNGDFYPNMQNRFNQPTSLMQMRIPPPNAFNQRMGGPGGGPMFMRGGHGGPGGGPGQGQGPGRQGFFNPRNPFDRDMPGRGGRGGRGGRGGGRGGIGGHGAPGNWSDEEGDDGSAFKRRGAAGASGPAGGSGNRFRDRDAPEDWHGRGGPGGNRRGAAVGSRDRSERGDHRDNERGDRERSGSNRRSSRDAAREGSTKSSAKPEDTEDDWDLELEEYKPDGTSTATVKGTPTLENSTTAKDAESSRTAKDKEENVEIAAKKHSEDVQKSEATTKAADEPVVPETKVEKISVQPVQLTEQKESIEKPESQPAKETPQTAKPEPPAPAVENVTEPTTVAAQDTTAAADIPPTAATAEEKPSE